The nucleotide window CGAATAGGAGCTAGTACCATCCTGGTCTACCTGGCGCAGGCGGTAGTAGCTCACGCCCGATAAAGGCTCGGCATCCCGGAAGCTGTAAGACGTAGCATTGGTGCTGGTGCCAGCGCCACGCACAGTGCTGATCGTAGTATATTGCTGACCGTTGTCACTGCGCTGTACTTCAAACCGGTCGTTGTTTTTCTCGCTGGCCGTAGTCCACTGTAGCTGTACCGCACCGGCTTGGCGGGCCGCATTGAACGAGACGAGCTCTACCGGCAAGGGCCCGTTGCTACCGATACGGACGTCATCGATGAAAACGGCGGTTTTGTTAGTCGCCGAGATGAAAATCTGTACCTGCACACTGGTTATAGCAGCCCCAAAATTGATTCTGACGGTAGAATAACCCTGACCTCCAGACGTTGGTACGGTACCAGCATTCGTCAAGTCATTGGGGGAAACCGCAATGGTGGGGGAAGCAGGTGCCGCGTTGACCGTCGTAGTGGGTGCGGCCGTACCTTCTGCGTTGAAATCAAACACGGAACCGTTGTTGCCACCTCTTACTTCCAACGTATTGGTGAAGGTAGAGGAGCCATTGTAGGCTATTCTAACTGATACTCCATTAGAAGTGCTACCACCGGTTAAGGAGTTATCTATCCCGCCATTGTTATTGGTGGCGTAAGAAGCCAGGCGTAGGGAAAGGTAATTACCTGTTGTTACAGGAAAGTTCACTCTGTCGAAGGTAAGCGTAGCACTCTCTGATCCACCTCCCTTGTTGTTGACTACCCCAAAACCCGTGCTGCCATCCGAATAGACATTAGCCGTGAGGGGGCAACGTTGGCGTTGTTGGCAGAGGTGGCCTGTGCCAGGGTGCCCGTGAACAAGCCCGTATTTGCAGTACCCGTATTGGTGTATAGCAGTTGGGTTCGGGTGCCGGTTGGGTTGGTGTTGCCATTCGGCTCAAAGCTCTGCTGCAAATAGGACTGGCTCCACCCTAAGAAAGGGCACAGAAGTGCAGTAGTTAGCAGCAGAAAAGTTGCGGTAGGTTTCATAGGCAAGAGCTTAGGGTTTGCAAAAGGTACTTTTGGAACAATTCTTCAATTTGGCAACAGAGCTATGGCGCTGAGCATACATTGAAAAGTACAAGCCAAAAGGAATAAGCATATACTCACGACGCGCAAAGGTCGGCGTACCGCATAGTAGTGCTATTCGTTGGACAATCTACCAATAAATATAAAATATAAAAAAGCCCCTTTGTTGGAAGGGGCTTTCTTGAGAGGATGGGGTTCTATATTAGTCGGCGCGCGTAATTCTGTGCGTGGTCGTGCGGCCGTTCGTTATAACCCTGACTAAGTACGTACCCCGCGCTAAACCCTGCAGGTTCACGGTGCCGTCGGGAGCACAAGACCCGGCCCATACCTGCCGACCCGTCAGATCGGTGATGCTGACCTGCAGGGGCTCAGCCGAAGCATTGGCGCCGCGAATCGTGAGCTGGTTTTGTACCGGGTTGGGAAACAGCTGAAGCTCGGAGAGGCCCTCTACGATGGCCACTGCGGAGTACGACGCTTTGCCGTCCAGATCGACCTGGCGCAGGCGGTAGTAGGCCATACTAGCGGCGGGCTGCTGATCCAGCACCGAGTACTGCTGCATGCGGCTGCTTTGCCCTTGTGCGGCTACTACCTTCAAAGTGGTAAAGTCCCGGCCGTTAAGGCTGCGCTGCACGTCGAAGTAGGCACTGTTGGTTTCCGAAGCCGTCGTCCAACGAATAGCGACACCCGGGGCCTGGCGCTGGGCCGTGAAGCTGATCAGGGAAACCGGCAGTGGGTTGTCGGCAACGGACGGATCAGTGCTGGCCAGGGCAAAGTCGCTGAAGGAGGTAAATACGCCGGAAGTAAGCATGGTGCTGGTATTGGTGCTGCGGCCAATATTGTCCCAGCCGCTGCCGCTGTTTTTACCGATAACGAAGGAAGACAGCGCCGGATTGGTTACCTCGTCGTCAGCTCCGAAGCTCAGCGTAACGGTGCCGCTGAACGCCGCTGGAACCACCGTGGGCACCACGCTGAAGTAGCGCACCCGCGACACCCGGGCCAGGTCGCCGTTGAGACGACGGTCGGGGAAAGTAGCATCATTCTGGGTGGCCGTAAAGGTTGTCAGGTCATCCAGGGAGGCCACGTTCAGCGTCAGGGGGCGGTATTTGCCGTTCTGACCGATAGGAAACAGGTAGCTGGCCGGGGCAGCCGTGGCCGGGGTAGCGTCGATTTCGCGCTGCAGCGGCCCATTCACGTAGCTGGTAGCCGAGAGCTGGGCAGGCAGAAGCACGGCGCCGGCAGCAAGCTTGAGCATGGCCGAGCCGGAGGTTGTCAGTACGCCGTTGAGCAGTTCCAAGCCGCCGCTGTTGGCATTGCCCAGCGCGTTTAGGACCATGCCAGTCCCCAGCATTACCCCCGCCGGATTGTTGATTTGCAGAATCACGTTCAAGCCCAGATACGACGTTCCGGTATTGCTCTGGGTGAAGGCGGACCCGCTGATGGTTTGAGCACTGCTGCCATTGAAAATCAGGCGGCGCGGCGCGGTCAGGGAGGTAGGCTCAAACCGGAAGCGCCCATTGTTGACCAGATTACCAGCTACGGACATATCGTTGTTCAACGCTACGGTGAAGCTCACATTGGCGCCCGTAGTCAGGTTGCCACGCACCACAAGGGCCCCGTTGCCGCTGGTCAGATAAGGGAAAAAGCCAGAACTGGGCAAGGTGCTGGTGGCCGGGTAGGTCAGGGACAAGCTGCCGTAGGTGCGGCCCGTGGCCGGAATGCTGTAGCTGCTGCCCGCGGGCACATCGAAGTGTACCAGTCCGGTTTCGGTACCGGCCGCGGTGGAAATATTGTCGAGCAGAGCTCCTACCCCGCGGGTAGTGCGGTGCACGTACGTTCCGCCGTTGTAGATGATAAAGTTTTGCCCGGCTGGCGTTACGTCTACCGGGTTGCCACTGCCACCGGATGCCGCTCCGGAGTTGTTAATAAAGGTGCCACCGCCGTAGATGACCAGGGCGTTGGAGGCTTTGGTGAAGCGCAGGTAATCAACTACCGTGTTTGTGTTCGGCAGGATGGCCGTAATGCTGGCTCCGCCGTTGGGGTTGATGGTCAACGAACCCAGGGACAGGGTTCCCGTGGTTACCGCTGGCAGGGTCATCGTATAGGCCCCGCTTACGAAGGTATGGTCGAGCAATAGTTCTTCGCCCGTAGTAGGCACCTGGTCGGTGCTCCAGTTTAGTGCGTCGGCAAAGCTGGTTCCGTCGCCGCCCCATCCCAGCGCACCGCAACTACTGCCGACACGGTGCCCGACACCAGCACAGGCGCGGAGAGCGTACCGTTAGTGTTGGTAATAGTCCCGCTGTAGGAGCCAACCGTAGTACCGGTCAGGCGCACGTAGATGTCCCGGTTGATGCTGCCACCCGTAGGCGTCAGGCTGAGCGTATTGGCATCGGTAGTAATGCCGGTGAAGGCCGCCGTAGTTGAAACCTGGAAGCCTGCCGGCGCCGTGATAATGACCGGGGTACCATCAAGATTAGAGCCGGTCAGAGTGTACGACTTGCCACCTGAGGGACTGCCCTCAGTAGTACTCAAGCCGCTAATGGCCGTGGGCGACGTGGCGGGCGTGGTCGTAGCGGTAAGCACGGGAGTGGCGGCGGCTACGGTAATTTTCACCTCGTTGCTGGTTACTGAACCGCAGGCGGCAAAGGAGGAAATTACCTTCACGTAATACTCGCCGGCAGCAGCAAACTTCGGGGTATAGGTAGTGCCCGTAGCCCCGTTGATGGCCGTGGCCGCACCGCCCGGTAACGGGGCGGAATACCACTGCCGCGAGGTAGCAGCCGGTGTTTCATTGGCCGTTAGCGTAGTTCCGTTTACATTGATGCCAAGGGTCTGGTCGGCGGTGGGCGTCACGTTTACCCCGGGACTATTAACCACCGCAAAAGCGGCCGAAGCTACGCCAGCAGTATTGGGGTCGGTGGCCACGATACGCAGCTTGTAAGCCGTACCACTGGCTGTGGTAGCCGGAATAGTAATAGCAATGGTCTGCTCCGAGGTGGCGTTGTTGTTGTCCAGGCGGCCGACCTCAGTCGGTGTGGGGCCAAACGTGCCGCTGGCATCCGAGAGTTGAGCTATAAAGCTGTTGGCAGCCCCAAACGGACCAGTGGCAGTAAACGTGGCGCTGAACGTGGCGCCCGCGCAAAAGGCGGTACCGTTGAAGCCGGGCGCTGAAACGGCGTTTGAAACCAATTGCGTCGTACCGTACAGATTCACGTTGTCGACGCCGAAGGTGCCCCCAGCACTGGTTGTGCTGTAGCCATAAATGCGAAAGACAACGGTACCCGAAAAAGCGCCCAGGCTGGTGAGCGAAACCGTTTTAACGGTGCCGTACCCACTGCTTGAACTCTGAACGGCACCTACGGTAGCGCCAAATGTATCGAGGTCGGTGCGTAGCTCCCACTTTTGGGGGCCGGTGCCCGAGGCCCGGTCCTGCAGGGTTAGGCTGGCCGGCGTAATCTGGTAGCCCGGGGCAGCCGTCAGCCGGAACTCGTAGTAGCCCTTGGTCGTGTCCGACAGTGTGGTGGTGACAGGGAAGCCCGAGGAGCGGAAGTCTCCGGTCGACGTAGGGCTCAGATCCAGGCTGCGCTTGAAAGGGCTGCCGCTAACATTGGGTCCGACCGTGGAAGGATTTTCCGGGTTGGTAGCTGCATTAAAATTATAGCTCAGCAATGGGCTGCCCGGTGTCGTAAACGACTCATCCGCGCCGTAGCTTGTGCCCACATTATTGGTGGCGTAAGCAGCCACGTAATAGAGGGTATTGCCGGCCAGTCCCGTGAGGGTGCTCGTAAAAGTACCAGAAGCAGCCGAAGCCGTTACCTGCATGACGCCGCTGCCACCGATTCGCGGGTTGGGCGAAGTGCCATACACCACCCACGGGCTGTAATGGTAGCACCACCCGACGTGACGCTGCCCCCCGACGTAGCCGAGTTAGACGAAATGTTTGTTGCGGGTGCCGTCGTCACGGCAGGAGCCGTCGTGACGGTGAAAGTGCCCGTGGCCGGGTACGTGGTAGCGCCGTCGGACAAGACGACGGCCCCGGTTACGGAGCCCGGAGCCACTGTTGCCGTCACAGCTGCACCCGTAGCTGACACGTTGGTAGCCGCCACTCCCCCAACCGTCACGCCGGTGATGGAACTCAGGTTGGACCCAGCAATCGTAATGACCGTGCCGACCGGCCCCGTCTCCGGGGTAAATGTGGTAGGAGCCGGCGGTGGTAAAAAGGGAGTGGCTGAGGTCTGCACCCCGGTACTGTAGCCGTCCCCGTTAGTAGTGAAAGCCTTAAAGAAATACGTGGTGCCGTTCGCCAGACCAGTCACCGTAGCAGTGGTGCCCGAGCCGGCATATACCACAAATTGTCCCCCTCCTAAGTCAGTGCCCGTGCCAAAGACCTCTTTGGCCGTAAACGTGCCCGCAGGGCTGACCGTGATATTGGCCGTGCTGGCTACCAGCACCGTTTGCGTAAAGCATGAACCGGGGACTGTCCAACTCAGACTAGCCTGAGCATTGCCGGCCGAGGCAGTCAGGGCACTCACCTCGTTGGTCTGATAATTCACTACCGTCAGGTTAGCGCCATTATCGGCGCCCGTGGTAGCCGGGTTGCTGGCATCAACCCGGATCCGATAAGCTGCACCCGACGCTACTGAAGCCGGAATAACAGCGTTAATAGTACCCGCATTGGCGTCACTAACCAAGGTTCCGATGCTGGTCGTGCCGATGTAGGCCGTATAGGTGTTAGCGCTAAAAGTACCGGAGGAAGTAAACGGTATGGAAACAGTTACTCCTGTGCTACCCACACAGTAAGTAGAAGCTGGAATGGCAGTGGTCGTAACCGAGTTGGCGGCGCTGGGGCTTACCGTGAAGTCCAGCGCATTAGAGGCGGTTCCTGTAGTGGTGTTTTTAACCGTAACTGGGAAAACACCTGCCGTAGCAATGGTGCTGACTGGTACAGCGGCCGTGAGCTGAGTGGCTGTGACGTACGTAGTAGTAAGGGCCGCACCATCGAAGTAAGCTGTGGCGCTGCTGCCAAAGTTAGTCCCATTGAGGGTAAGCGTAAAGCTACCACTGCCTGCTGGCTTTGTGCTAGGGTCCAGAGATGTAAGGGTGGGGGCCGGAGCCGTACTGGTTACGCTAATATTGTCTACTGCTATTTTCGGCCGGCTGCCACTAGCACTGGTGTTAGGCGCAGGATAATTGTAGAAGCGAAGCCGGGCGGTGCTAACATTATCTAATGCTCTGGGCAAAGCAACGTTAATTGTACCCGAGCTGGTAACGTTATTCACTACAACAATGGCCGCCGCGGCAATTTCCGTGTAAGATGTACCGTCAGTACTATAATATACTTTTAGTCCACCGGGCCGGCTTCCCGACGAGTTACTTACCTGCGCATAATCAAATGCCAGGGCGCCAGCAATTCGGCCAGCGAAGTTCAAGTTAAGGTCGATAGCTACCGCAGAGGAAACGTCATTTCCAGTTGTCAGAAATAGTAAAGCCTGGGTTCCTTTCTGCACACCGCCACTAGTACCCGAGGCAAACGTGGCCGAGCTAACAGTTATTCTGGTGCCGTTCGGAATGGTACCCGTCGTATTATTTATCCCTACACTACTGAAGTAGTTAGCGGCCCGACCTGAGGTTGATATACTAGTCCAGGTAGCTATATCGGAAAATGACTCAGAGTAGTCTCCGCTGCTGAGCGGGTAGTAACTCTGTCCCCACCCTAGCAATGGGTATAATAAGATAAACAATAGCAAAGCCATCCTGGATGCCAGCTTAGCTTGGTACTTCAATTCGGGTTGAGTACTGGTTTTAATCATGCAAGAAACAGATAAAGAGAAGGATATGAAAGCAGCAATCTATCCATTAAAAGTAGATATAATACCATTGTCGATTTATATGGCCTTTGTTACGCAATAGTTAATTCGCACAATAGAACATAAAAAAAGGCCTCCCGTAACCGGGAGGCCTTTTTACTTGGAGAGCTAGTTAAACTAGTTCTTAATCAGCTTGCGGCTCACTTTAGCCTCACCTTCACCAACGATGATGATGTAGGTGCCGGGCTTCAGATCCTGCGTGTTCAACTCACCCTGGTTCGTCAAGCGAGCCTGGCGAATCTCACGGCCGGTCAGGTCGGTGATGCGAACCAGCAGGCCATCCGTGGTACCGGAGGGCAGTGCTACGTTTACTACATCAGCACCCTGCGTCGGGTTAGGATACACGCTTACTTCCGTCAGCTTGGTCGTTACAACCACCGTCTTCGAGAAAGAAGCCGTACCATCCTCGTCAATCTGCTTCAGGCGGTAGTACGATACGCCAGCCAGCGGCTTGGTATCAACTGCATCGTACTTCGTGCGGGTAGTAGCGGTGCCAGCACCTTTCTTGAAGAGAACCGTCGTGAAGGTCTTGGCATCCGAGCTGCGCTGTACTTCGAAACCGCGGTTGTTGGTTTCGCTGGCCGTAGCCCAGTTCAGCACTACACTGTTGTCACGCACCTTGGCCGTGAACTCAACCAGTTCCACGGGCAGTGGGTTCTGGGGCTCGTTGTTTGGCACACGGTAGTTTTCAGCATTCAGTACGCCGTCGTTGTTGAATTCGAAAGCGAAGAAGTAGTAGGTCAGGTTAGGATCCAGGTTGGTCACGGTGAAGTTATCCGAGGCAGCGCTGAACACAACATAGGTGTTCGACGAAGCTTCGATAGCCGTACCGCTACCAAAGCGGTAAGCACCATTTTCCGTGGTACCAGGGTTGAAGTTCTGCTTATCGCGGGGGAACAGGCTGGTTGGCAGTTTCTCGTAAGTGCTGCTGGCAATCACCAAGCGGTTCTGACCGTAGCTAGTGCCGGCAGGTGGATTCGACAGGTTGAAGGTGATGGTCGCCGAACCACCGTTGCGAACGATAGAAGCAGTCGACTGTACAGTAGGCTCCGTAGCAATAGAGAAGCCTGTGGTACGACCGAAGCCGCTGGTCAGGGCAAACTCATTACCGTTGAAGAAGCTGGCATTGCTGAAGAGCAGTTCCTGAGCGGCGTTACCAACGCGGGTTGGGGCATAACGCACCAGCACGTTGCGGGTAAAGTTACCCTGATCGTCGGGCGTGATAGAGGCCTGGGTTACGTAAGTAGCACCATTGTCCAACGAGAACTGGAACTGTGGCGTCTGGGTAGGGTTACGGTCGTTGATATCAGCAGGGAAACGTACGTTAACCTCACCAGCCAGCAAGAAGCCGTCCAGACGAACGCTGGTAGGAGCTGTCTGCGTGCCTTTCACAATGTTGTCGGGGAAAGCACCGATGCCACGATCCAAACGAATGGTTGGCTCGCTGATACCCGTCACCGATACGTCGAAGTCGGGAGCCGGAGCACTCGAGTTACGAATAGTAGCAGTTACCGTCACGGCGTTGACACCGGGCACGAAGCGCACATAAATTGGACGCTGGGTTACGTTGCCTTGGCCGTCGGGCGTGAAAGACAATTCCGAGAAGAAGTTCTGGTTGTCTTCCGAAACCTGGAAGTAGCCTGCATTCGGACCGATTGGACGCACGATCAGTGGATCAATCAGGTTGGTACCAGCCAGCAGGTAAGACTGCGATGCCGATTGAGTAGTAGGACGGGTTACGAAGGTAAATTCGTTGCCGTTAGGGTTCGAAACAGAGATGTCCGAAATAGCACCGCTGTTGTTCACAGCCGTAACTGACACCAAAGTAGGCTCAGCACCTTCGCTGGTGATGTCGATGCGCTGGTTGAAATTGCCCTGAGCAACGAGAGCTACCAAGCGCACCTCAATTACCTGCGAAGCAACCGTCCGGTTCACGGGGTTGATGGTTAGCGGGCCTTTGGTAAAGCTACCACCGGCCGAAGCATTCCGGATTTCGATGTTGCCAATGCTAGGCGTCAGAACGATACCCGAGGTCAGGTCCGTACCACTTACTTCGAAGCTACGGGTACCTGTGCCACCGCTGCTAGTAACGGCACCGAAGGTCAGGGCACCTGGCTCTGCTAGTACTACGGGAGTACCCGAGCTAGCCGTGCCGGTACCAGTTACATTCACCAAGCGCGTTGGTGCGTTGGTAGAAGCTACCGTTACATTGCTGTTGTAGCTCTGAACGGCCGTAGGATTGAAGCGAACATCAATCTGGGTGCTGGTCAGCGTACCGTTGGTCGGAGTCAGCGTAATAGCGCTGGTCGTGAAGAAGTTCGAACCAATGCGGATGCGGAAACCGGTCGGAGGCGTAATGGTCACGGGACCTTGCAGGTCCTGGCCGCTAACGGTAAACGAGCGGATGATAGTGCTCGAAGTACCAACCGTTACCTGGCCGAAATCACCCAGTGAAGAAGGCGTAGCAGTCAGGACGGGGGAGGCAAGGTACCGGTGCCCGAAACGGCCACCGATTTGGTAGCAGCACCAGGGCTAGCGAAGGTTACGCTTACGTTGTTGTAAGCAATAGCCTGGGTAGGAGCAAAACGGATGTTTACCGTCGTGTTTACATTGCCACCATCCGTCTGCTGCAGTTGCAGAGTAGTTGCATAAGCACCACCATTTACATTGGCGTTGCTTACTTGGTAGCCATTGGGAGCCGTAACGGTGATAGGACCCGTCAGCGAAGAGGCCGTAACAGCTACAGCCTGGGGCGCCGAAGTGGTGTTTACTACCGTAGGCGTGAAAATACGAGCGTCCGGCGTTACATCGATGGTAGGAGTGCCGGGTGTACCAGTGCCCCGTACAAAGATATTACGAGAGATGTTGCCGAAGAAGGCGTCCGTACCGGTTACGATGATACGACCGTTGCTAGGATCTACGGTAGTAGTACCAACGGTAGTAGGCCGGAAGCGCACAAAGAAAGTACCACCCGTAGCAGGCAGGGATATGTTAGTGGAATAGTCCGTTCCATTGACGCTGGCCTCGAAAGAAGGAGCAGTTGCCAGGTTCACCGAAATGGTTCCCACCAGGTCCGTAGCCGTAACCGTGTACTGCTTGGCAGGGTTGGATACTGCACCTACTGCAACTGAGCCGTACTCGTCGGGGCTAGTTGGAGTAGTGGTTGGGCTCACGGTAAGGGTCTGAGCCTGTCCCAAAAACGGCAGAGCCAGCAAGAGCAGCAGTAAAAACCGCCAGTGCGGCTTTTGTACCCACTGCAGGGCACTCAAGTAAGGGTTTTTCATAGTATGTTCAGGTAAAGGTTACGAAAGGAAAAAAAGAAAAGAAGAACAGTTAAGCCTAGGGCCAAAACTCAACGTCATTACGCGCAAACCCAGGAAATAGATTACTAAATTTCACAGGTTAGATGGTATTTTTTCGTGATAAAAAAGTACCCAAGCTTTTTTTTGACATGCGCTCCACGACCATATTTCGTGCCAAATGCAGTATTTGTCGAATATATGTGCTATATCAGCCAATTTTTAACGAAGCATTCAAATTTAACTTTATAGTTAAATTATAGTATTCCATTAAATATGCATTTAGCATGATATTTGGTTCCACAGCGCAAAGTTGCATCATTTTTTGTAGATGCCGGACATTTCAAGGCCAGCAATATTTTCCTCTACGTCGAAAGGTTGCTAACTAGTTTGTCGCTAGAAACGAGTTTGCTCTTCTGCGCTTCTTCCGACAAGCCTTATACAACGACTTTCAGGCGGGGTTGATACAAGGAACCTGGGCTAGTAGTTCAGCTAGAATGCTAGGTTGTCCTATATTAAATTATAGTGACCTAATAGAGAGGAGCATATATTTTCTGGAAGCCTCGACTTAAGAGCGTAGGTATTAACGCCACAAACCCCATCTGCCAGACCTGATGCACTTCGGGTCTGGCAGATGGGGTTCGGTTTCAAATAAACTAATACAAAACAGGCTATTTCCAATCTGGCAGATTGGCGTTCTGAAACAGCCGCGTGCGGTTGCGGCCATCAATGTCCATTACCCATACTTCCGGTGCCGACTGATTGTCGTTGTTGACATTGACGAAGATAATCTTCGCACCATCGGGTGAAAAGCGGGGAAACAGGTCGTTGGTGCCAGCAGGTTTGCCTCCGTTCGTACCCGAGCCGGAGGGAACTACAGACAAGTCGACAAGGCCCGTTCCATCCAGGCGCTGCATCAGAATGTGAGCATTGAGCTGCCGGCCGCTGGCATTTTCGTACCCGTCCACGTCGCGGGTATAGAGAATAGTACGGCCATCAATGCTGAACGAAGGTGAGTCCATGCGCCCGGCCAAGTTGCCGACTACCTGCGTAAGACCGGTACCATCCGCATTCATAGTATAGAATTCCGAGTCGTAGATATTGGCCCCGACGGTTTGCACCAAGATCTTATTTCCCTGCGCCGTCCAGTCGCACTCCCGGAAGTGCCGGCCGCTGGGGCCGAAGCCAGCTGCGTCAGGCCGGTACCGTCCCGATTAATGCGCCAGAGCTTGTCGTAGCTGGCATAGATGAGCTGGGAGCCGTCGGGCGACCAGTGGTAGGCAATGCCAAAGTTATTATAGCCTTCTACGGGTACCATGTCGGGCGTGAGCTGCCGCTGGTCGGAGCCGTCCCGGTTCATGGTATAGAGCTGGTAGCGCCCCGTAGCATTGGATGCATAAGCAATGCGGCTGCGGACCGGGCTCAGCTGCGGGGCTGTTTCAACAAAGGCCGACGTGGTAAGCCGTAGCAGATTGGCGCCGGCATTGTCGGAAGAATAGATGTCGG belongs to Hymenobacter cellulosilyticus and includes:
- a CDS encoding TolB family protein, encoding MVQTVGANIYDSEFYTMNADGTGLTQVVGNLAGRMDSPSFSIDGRTILYTRDVDGYENASGRQLNAHILMQRLDGTGLVDLSVVPSGSGTNGGKPAGTNDLFPRFSPDGAKIIFVNVNNDNQSAPEVWVMDIDGRNRTRLFQNANLPDWK
- a CDS encoding T9SS type A sorting domain-containing protein, with the protein product MTITPPTGFRIRIGSNFFTTSAITLTPTNGTLTSTQIDVRFNPTAVQSYNSNVTVASTNAPTRLVNVTGTGTASSGTPVVLAEPGALTFGAVTSSGGTGTRSFEVSGTDLTSGIVLTPSIGNIEIRNASAGGSFTKGPLTINPVNRTVASQVIEVRLVALVAQGNFNQRIDITSEGAEPTLVSVTAVNNSGAISDISVSNPNGNEFTFVTRPTTQSASQSYLLAGTNLIDPLIVRPIGPNAGYFQVSEDNQNFFSELSFTPDGQGNVTQRPIYVRFVPGVNAVTVTATIRNSSAPAPDFDVSVTGISEPTIRLDRGIGAFPDNIVKGTQTAPTSVRLDGFLLAGEVNVRFPADINDRNPTQTPQFQFSLDNGATYVTQASITPDDQGNFTRNVLVRYAPTRVGNAAQELLFSNASFFNGNEFALTSGFGRTTGFSIATEPTVQSTASIVRNGGSATITFNLSNPPAGTSYGQNRLVIASSTYEKLPTSLFPRDKQNFNPGTTENGAYRFGSGTAIEASSNTYVVFSAASDNFTVTNLDPNLTYYFFAFEFNNDGVLNAENYRVPNNEPQNPLPVELVEFTAKVRDNSVVLNWATASETNNRGFEVQRSSDAKTFTTVLFKKGAGTATTRTKYDAVDTKPLAGVSYYRLKQIDEDGTASFSKTVVVTTKLTEVSVYPNPTQGADVVNVALPSGTTDGLLVRITDLTGREIRQARLTNQGELNTQDLKPGTYIIIVGEGEAKVSRKLIKN
- a CDS encoding T9SS type A sorting domain-containing protein — its product is MNFPVTTGNYLSLRLASYATNNNGGIDNSLTGGSTSNGVSVRIAYNGSSTFTNTLEVRGGNNGSVFDFNAEGTAAPTTTVNAAPASPTIAVSPNDLTNAGTVPTSGGQGYSTVRINFGAAITSVQVQIFISATNKTAVFIDDVRIGSNGPLPVELVSFNAARQAGAVQLQWTTASEKNNDRFEVQRSDNGQQYTTISTVRGAGTSTNATSYSFRDAEPLSGVSYYRLRQVDQDGTSSYSPVRVVGAVLAVAYPSPTYDVLNLPATRVGTPYRVFNMLGQALLEGKVPVTGIINVQGLRSGGYLLEVGTGQDRVAQRFARE
- a CDS encoding T9SS type A sorting domain-containing protein, producing the protein MPTTGEELLLDHTFVSGAYTMTLPAVTTGTLSLGSLTINPNGGASITAILPNTNTVVDYLRFTKASNALVIYGGGTFINNSGAASGGSGNPVDVTPAGQNFIIYNGGTYVHRTTRGVGALLDNISTAAGTETGLVHFDVPAGSSYSIPATGRTYGSLSLTYPATSTLPSSGFFPYLTSGNGALVVRGNLTTGANVSFTVALNNDMSVAGNLVNNGRFRFEPTSLTAPRRLIFNGSSAQTISGSAFTQSNTGTSYLGLNVILQINNPAGVMLGTGMVLNALGNANSGGLELLNGVLTTSGSAMLKLAAGAVLLPAQLSATSYVNGPLQREIDATPATAAPASYLFPIGQNGKYRPLTLNVASLDDLTTFTATQNDATFPDRRLNGDLARVSRVRYFSVVPTVVPAAFSGTVTLSFGADDEVTNPALSSFVIGKNSGSGWDNIGRSTNTSTMLTSGVFTSFSDFALASTDPSVADNPLPVSLISFTAQRQAPGVAIRWTTASETNSAYFDVQRSLNGRDFTTLKVVAAQGQSSRMQQYSVLDQQPAASMAYYRLRQVDLDGKASYSAVAIVEGLSELQLFPNPVQNQLTIRGANASAEPLQVSITDLTGRQVWAGSCAPDGTVNLQGLARGTYLVRVITNGRTTTHRITRAD